The Sphingobium sp. TKS genomic interval CGCTTTTCGCCGCGCATGAAGATGTCGGTCTCCGCGAGGTTCGTGCGCGCGCTGCGCCGTTCGATCCGCTGACGGCCGTCGGCATCGACGACGATCCGCCGGCTGCGGCCCGTCACCTCGGCCACAGCCTCCGTCCCGAAATGCCCGATTATGTGATCGAGCGCCGAGCCGACGACCGGCAGCGCACAGAGTTGCTCGAGGAGCTGGTCGCGCATGGCCATCGCTTCCCGGCACAGCACGGGCTGCCCGGCCTCGTCGATCATCGGTTCCGAGCGCACCGTGCCGCTATCGTCGGTATAGGTGCGCATCTGGCGCACGGGAAAGGCCGCGGTCAGATAATCGACCAGGAATTCGCGCGGGGACAGCTCGATATCGAGCCAGGCGCGCTCCTCGGGGGACAGGTCGGCAAGGGCACGATCGAGCATCGCTTCCGAGGTCGACACGAGCTGGACGACGGCGCAGTCGCCGCGCGCGAGATCGGCGGCGATCGCCGGGATCAGCGAGGGCAGCTTCATCGACAGCAGGATCTGGCCGAAGAAGCGTTGCTTGGTCGATTCGAAGATCGACAATGCCGCGGCCTTCGCGCCGCTATTATAGGTGGCACCGCTGAAGCCGTCGGTGACGCGCGTGGCGGCGAGCGCGGCCTGCAGATTGTTGTGAATGATCGCTTATCGCGAGGAAGCGGTAATGCGGAGGAGCGCGGCGTAACCGGCGAATTCCCATGATAGTGTGCGCAGTTGCTGCGCATTATATTGGTTGCGAACCTCGGCGGTCCCTGGACCAGCTGAGGAGGCAATCATGTTGAAGTTGCATGACGAGTTGATCACCGAACTCTCGAATTCGCTCACCACACAGAATTACAATCCCGTGGTCGTGGCGAACCACCGTCTCTACGCCCGCGCGTTTCTCGATTATCTGGCCGAGTGCGATATACAGGTCGAGACTGTGACGCCGCAGCAGGTCGATCAGTATTTTGGCTATGCGGTTCAGGATTTTGAGATCCAGTACGGTCGGCCTCCCAGTGCGCGTTGGCACATGTTGCCCCGCACCGCGATCGCCAAGCTCCTCCGGCTTGCTCAAGGCAATTGGCCCCCGGACGCAGAAATGATCGGTCCCGATGACGAGCATCGACATGAAATTTGCCGCGAATACGAGGCATGGCTGCGCGAGGAGCGCGGTTTGGCAAGCGCGTCCATTGCGGCGCTGATGTGGGAGGCGCGAAACTTCCTGCGATGGCAGTTCGACCGGGCCGGTGCCGCCAGCCTCGAAACGTTGAGCATCGTGGACATCGATCTCTACATGGACATGCGCGCGCCTGGTTTACGGCGCAAATCATTGGCCGATGTCGCTGAGCGTCTCCGTTCGGTGGTTCGCCATCTGCATCGGACGGGTCGCATCCCGACCGATCTGACGCCACACATCATCGGCCCCATGCTCTATGCCTACGAAGATGTGCCGTCGACGCTGGAAAGGAGCCAAATCGCCGCGGTTCTGGCGACAACGCAGGAGGACAGATCGCCACGCGGACTACGCGATTATGCGATACTTCAGCTGCTTGCCACGTATGGGCTGCGCGAAGGTGAGATATGCCGCCTTCGGCTCGATGACGTGGACTGGCGCGCAGAATCCCTCCGGATCTGCCACACCAAGACCAACGCGTACTCGTACATGCCGCTAATGGTGACTGTTGGTGAAGCGCTGCTGGATTATCTGCGCCTTGGGCGGCCCCAGGTTGAAGTGCGGGAAATCTTCGTCCGATCCTGCGCACCCTATATCGCAATGACGAACCTGTACGGCATGATCCGCGGTCGGTTGGCCGCCGCAGGCGTAGTGCCAGCAGGAAAGCGGGGGCCGCATGTCTTCCGCCACGCACGTGCGGTCGAAATGCTGCGGGCATCGGTCCCGCAAAAGATCATCGGCGACGTGCTCGGGCATCGATCCACCGAATCCACCAATACTTATCTCAAACTGGCAACAGATGATCTCCGAGCCGTGGCACTCGAGGTGCCTGGAATGGAGGTGCTGTCATGAGCGCCTGGCACGATCCCGATCGCACCGTCGTCGACGCCTTCCTGGTAAAATCGCAGTTCCGGCCGGGAAGCGTACCGACATATCGCTGGTTCCTTTGCACCTTCGAAGATGTTGCCCGCCGGCATCCGGCGGTGGACCGGCAGATGCTCGACGCCTGGCTGAAGGAGATGCAAAAACGTTGGCGATTGTCGACGCTGCTCAATCAGGTCTGCATTGTCGACCGCTTCCTCGACCACCTCGTCGAAATCGGGCTGATCGCCGACAACCCTGTTGCTGCACTTCGCCGTCGGTACAACGTCAAGCAAAGCAAGCCGATCTGGCGGGCCTTGGCTTCCCCGAATCCCGACGAATCCTTGGCCGCGTTACGACGGCCTGCGCCCTTCGGCAGCGTGCTGGGTGACTTCATGCAAGACCATGTCATGCTGATGCGCAGCCGGGGATATCAATATGAAGCGCAGGCTCACTGGCTGCTGCGGTTCGATCGGTTCCTTCAGGCCCGTCCCGACCTCGCGGAGCAACCACTTGAGGCAATGATTGCGAGCTGGGCGGCTGCCAAGCCGACCCGCAACCACGCGGCTGAATGCCAGAAGCTGGCGCGCATCCTGACCAAGGCGCGGTTCCGCCTCGATCCGACTATCCCGCCAAAGCGCTTCAATCCCCGGCCAGAGCGGGAAGTAGCGCGGGAGCATCGGCAACCGCATATCTTCAGCCCGGCTGACGTTCGGCGTATGCTCGATACCGCACGGACTTATCCGTCGCCGGACGCTCCGCTGCGGCCGTTGACCCTCTACACCATGATCATGCTGGCCTATTGTGCCGGGCTACGGCGAAGCGAGCTGGCATGGCTCGATCTTGGTGACGTGGACCTGCAATCAAGCACGATCACGATCCGGGAAACGAAGTTCTACAAGACCAGGATCTTGCCTCTATCCGACAGTGTCGCGGTCGAACTGCGCGCGTACATCGATGCGAGGCGGCGCGCTGGCGGCCCACAGAACCCGAAATCAGGGCTGTTCTGGCATGCCCACTTAAATGACCGCTACAGGCCCGAGGCGGTTACGACAATGATTACCAACGTCATGCGCCGTGCTGGGCTCAAGCCCGCTTCGGGCCGGACCGGGCCGCGGGTCCATGACCTTCGTCACTCGATGGTGGTGAACCGCATCCTCCAGTGGTACCGGTCCGGCATTAACCCTCAGGAAAAACTGCACTTCCTCTCGACCTACATGGGGCACCGGGATCTCCACTCCACGCTGGTCTACATCACCGTCACGCAGGATCTGTTGCAGGAAGCCAGTGAACGGTTCCGCGCGCTCGGCGCCCCGTGCCTTGTCACGGAGGCGCGGCCATGAGGAAAGGCAATCCATTGCCCGCGTTGTTGCGGGCGTTCTTCCAGGAGTGGCTGGCCGAGCAGCGCAGCGCGTCAATCCACACGATCCGCTCTTATCGCGACACCTGGCGGCTGCTGCTTCGGTTCGTCGCGGAGCGAAAAGGCTGCGGGGTCGCGCGGCTGACGCTCACCGACGTCTCGGCCGGCGAGGTGCGCGCGTTCCTTCATCATACCGAGCATGGCCGCAAGACCACGATCGGCACGCGGAACTGCCGACTGGCCGCCATCCGCAGCTTCTTCAGCTTCGTGGCGGACAAGAATCCGGAATACATCGCGCAGTGCTCAGAGGTCCTGGCTGTTCCGTTGAAGCGGGAGCCCACCTCCGCGCCGTGCTACCTCGAGCCCGAGGAGGTCGAGGCCATCCTCGCCCAGCCCAACCGATCGACACTCGAAGGGCTGCGCGACCATGTACTGCTCTCGTTCCTCTATAACAGTGGCGCGCGAATCCAAGAGGCGCTTGACCTCTGTCCCGAAGCAATCCGGTTCGATGCACCGAACTTCGTGCGTCTTTACGGCAAGGGGCGCAAGGAACGCATCTGCCCGCTCTGGCCAGAAACCGTGGCATTGCTCAGGAAGCTACTGGAGCGACAGCCCCGTGCGCCCGATGAGCGGATCTTCGTCAATCGATACGGTGAACCGCTAGGGGCGTCAGGGGTGCGGTTCAAGCTCAACGCCTACGTGGAACAAGCCGCGAAATCGACGCTGACCCTCCAGTCAAAACACGTTACGCCTCACAGCTTCCGGCACGCGACCGCCGTCCACCTCGTTGCCGCCGGGGTCGATATCACCGTCATCCGCAGTTGGCTCGGGCACGTCAGTCTCGATACGACCAATCACTATGCTCAGGCCAATCTGGAGACCAAACGAAAGGCGCTGGAACAGGTTGGCGCCCCGGCGGCGAGCAACGTGCCACCTTCGTGGAAGCGAGATGCCAATCTGATGGGATGGCTCGACACCCTATAGAATAATGTGAAGGACGTGGCGAAATGTTCCGCAGCTTTGCAGGACTACGCCGCGCTCCTCCGCATTACCGCTTCCTCGCGATAACAGGTGTTATGCGCAGCTCGCCATAAGATGCCCCAGGCATCGGCATAGGCATTGTAGACGGCGATCTGTTCTTCGCTGAGCCGATGCTCGAGGATGTCATATTCGACGCCGGCGAAGCTGAGCGCCCGCGCGGCATAGAGGCCCTGCGCTTTGAGGTCGCGGGCGATCAACTCCATCGCCGCGATGCCGCCTCGGCGCAGGGATTCCACGAAGGCCCGCCGGTCGGCGAAGGCCGTCTGCGGTCCCCACAATCCGAGGCGTGTCGCATAGGCAAGATTGTTGACATCCGAGGCGCCCGTCGCCGAGGCGTAGAGAATCCGGGCGCGCGGAGCGAGATTTTGCAGGCGGACGCCGGCAATGCCCTGCTCGGACCCTTTCGTGGCGCCGAACCGGCCCTCGCCGCCGGCCACCCCGGCCATTTCATGCGCCTCGTCGAAAACGATGACGCCGCTGAAATCCTCACCCATCCATTCGATCAGCTGGCGCAGCCGCGTGCC includes:
- a CDS encoding tyrosine-type recombinase/integrase, producing the protein MSAWHDPDRTVVDAFLVKSQFRPGSVPTYRWFLCTFEDVARRHPAVDRQMLDAWLKEMQKRWRLSTLLNQVCIVDRFLDHLVEIGLIADNPVAALRRRYNVKQSKPIWRALASPNPDESLAALRRPAPFGSVLGDFMQDHVMLMRSRGYQYEAQAHWLLRFDRFLQARPDLAEQPLEAMIASWAAAKPTRNHAAECQKLARILTKARFRLDPTIPPKRFNPRPEREVAREHRQPHIFSPADVRRMLDTARTYPSPDAPLRPLTLYTMIMLAYCAGLRRSELAWLDLGDVDLQSSTITIRETKFYKTRILPLSDSVAVELRAYIDARRRAGGPQNPKSGLFWHAHLNDRYRPEAVTTMITNVMRRAGLKPASGRTGPRVHDLRHSMVVNRILQWYRSGINPQEKLHFLSTYMGHRDLHSTLVYITVTQDLLQEASERFRALGAPCLVTEARP
- a CDS encoding site-specific integrase, with protein sequence MRKGNPLPALLRAFFQEWLAEQRSASIHTIRSYRDTWRLLLRFVAERKGCGVARLTLTDVSAGEVRAFLHHTEHGRKTTIGTRNCRLAAIRSFFSFVADKNPEYIAQCSEVLAVPLKREPTSAPCYLEPEEVEAILAQPNRSTLEGLRDHVLLSFLYNSGARIQEALDLCPEAIRFDAPNFVRLYGKGRKERICPLWPETVALLRKLLERQPRAPDERIFVNRYGEPLGASGVRFKLNAYVEQAAKSTLTLQSKHVTPHSFRHATAVHLVAAGVDITVIRSWLGHVSLDTTNHYAQANLETKRKALEQVGAPAASNVPPSWKRDANLMGWLDTL
- a CDS encoding site-specific integrase; the protein is MLKLHDELITELSNSLTTQNYNPVVVANHRLYARAFLDYLAECDIQVETVTPQQVDQYFGYAVQDFEIQYGRPPSARWHMLPRTAIAKLLRLAQGNWPPDAEMIGPDDEHRHEICREYEAWLREERGLASASIAALMWEARNFLRWQFDRAGAASLETLSIVDIDLYMDMRAPGLRRKSLADVAERLRSVVRHLHRTGRIPTDLTPHIIGPMLYAYEDVPSTLERSQIAAVLATTQEDRSPRGLRDYAILQLLATYGLREGEICRLRLDDVDWRAESLRICHTKTNAYSYMPLMVTVGEALLDYLRLGRPQVEVREIFVRSCAPYIAMTNLYGMIRGRLAAAGVVPAGKRGPHVFRHARAVEMLRASVPQKIIGDVLGHRSTESTNTYLKLATDDLRAVALEVPGMEVLS